The Desulfurella sp. DNA segment GGCTTTATCTACAATGCTATTTAAAGATCTGGATATGCTTGCCAATACAATTTTTAGATGTTTATCTTCTACCAAAGATTCTGGATCCATATAGATAACATGATAACCATCGTCTTTTTCAAATACACCTAACTTACAAGGAAGATTGATGCCAGCAATGGGATCTAAAAATAACACTTCCTTTGCAATAGAAGGATTGCATATTTCTAAAATATACGCTTTTTTATCTGTTTGAAAACCTTTTTTTTCCAATATTGTGTTAAAATTATACTCAGATAAAATAGAAAAT contains these protein-coding regions:
- a CDS encoding DUF302 domain-containing protein — translated: MKLIDRKVTKENKELLIGNLKEESLKEGFSILSEYNFNTILEKKGFQTDKKAYILEICNPSIAKEVLFLDPIAGINLPCKLGVFEKDDGYHVIYMDPESLVEDKHLKIVLASISRSLNSIVDKAMQLN